A part of Thermodesulfobacteriota bacterium genomic DNA contains:
- a CDS encoding TetR/AcrR family transcriptional regulator, whose amino-acid sequence MESPLTKPTDTFWNLPADKRGRILAEAAEEFAAKGYAKASLNAVVRRLGIAKGSVYQYFANKEALFLFVFEELTREVKRSLTAALAALPEQELRSSLREALFCGMRFIDQHPAFFRLYLRIVSEDDLPHREQLLARVRLFSRDFFLPLCTAAQAAGQLEARLDPEAMAFVLDAVFDRFLQSYAAPSPGVSFSRPEGADWTSRVQQLLDVFSMAWQTGEAAGDGRDADRPAAAPCLAALS is encoded by the coding sequence ATGGAAAGCCCGCTCACCAAGCCCACCGACACCTTCTGGAACCTGCCGGCGGACAAGCGCGGCCGCATCCTGGCGGAGGCGGCTGAGGAGTTCGCGGCCAAGGGGTATGCCAAGGCCAGCCTCAACGCCGTGGTGCGGCGGCTCGGCATCGCCAAGGGCTCGGTCTACCAGTACTTTGCGAACAAGGAGGCCCTGTTCCTCTTTGTCTTCGAAGAGCTGACCCGGGAGGTCAAGCGCAGCCTCACCGCGGCCCTGGCCGCTCTGCCGGAGCAGGAGCTTCGTTCCTCGCTCCGGGAGGCGCTCTTCTGCGGCATGCGCTTCATTGACCAGCACCCCGCCTTCTTCCGCCTGTATCTGCGGATCGTCTCCGAGGACGATCTGCCCCACCGGGAGCAGCTCCTGGCCCGGGTTCGCCTCTTCTCGCGGGATTTCTTCCTGCCCCTGTGCACGGCAGCCCAGGCAGCTGGCCAGCTGGAGGCCCGGCTCGATCCCGAGGCCATGGCCTTTGTCCTGGACGCTGTCTTCGACCGTTTCCTCCAGAGCTATGCGGCGCCCAGCCCGGGCGTCAGCTTCTCCCGGCCTGAGGGCGCCGATTGGACCAGCCGGGTGCAGCAGCTCCTGGACGTCTTTTCCATGGCCTGGCAGACGGGGGAGGCCGCCGGCGATGGCCGGGATGCGGACCGGCCCGCGGCTGCCCCTTGCCTTGCCGCCCTGTCGTGA
- a CDS encoding HD domain-containing protein: MPIPNPVESLELLARYRVPAHVVAHSQRVAQIGVLLAADLAAAGVALSVDLVEAGGLLHDIAKMIAMEDGGNHAVRGEDLLAKLGYPEVGRLVGQHILLTDWQPGEDPNEAALVFYADKRVRHEEVVSLADRFVDLMARYGRTPEIRQRLDRMNQHTFALEETIFSRLSYPPERLNDLNREPLPGLARAGILASGPLLAGR; this comes from the coding sequence ATGCCGATTCCCAATCCTGTGGAGAGCCTGGAGCTTCTGGCCCGCTACCGGGTGCCGGCGCACGTGGTGGCCCATTCCCAGCGGGTGGCCCAGATCGGGGTGCTGCTGGCCGCGGACCTGGCTGCCGCCGGGGTCGCGCTCTCCGTCGACCTGGTGGAGGCGGGCGGCCTTCTCCATGACATCGCCAAGATGATCGCCATGGAGGACGGCGGCAACCATGCCGTCCGGGGGGAAGACCTCCTGGCCAAGCTGGGCTACCCGGAGGTGGGGCGGCTGGTGGGCCAGCACATCCTCCTGACCGACTGGCAGCCCGGCGAGGATCCCAACGAGGCGGCCCTGGTCTTTTACGCCGACAAGAGGGTCCGCCACGAAGAGGTGGTCTCCCTGGCGGACCGCTTCGTGGATCTCATGGCCCGCTACGGCCGGACCCCGGAGATCCGCCAGCGGCTCGACCGCATGAACCAGCACACCTTTGCCCTGGAGGAGACCATTTTCAGCCGGCTGTCCTACCCGCCGGAGCGCCTGAACGACCTCAACCGCGAGCCCCTGCCCGGTTTGGCCCGGGCCGGCATCCTGGCCTCCGGCCCCTTGCTGGCCGGCCGCTGA
- a CDS encoding phospholipase D-like domain-containing protein, whose product MPSRTRPAPFPERQPSSWPLAAMLLLLLLVLALLPAGSRAEPVPRLDPNRATAAELESLPFIGAERAQAIIRFRQSHGPIRSAEQLLAVPEIGPQTLEAIRPYLLLGDEAPKVPGASVSVQAAIGTRPGDIVLLADGDLLPVLLQDLTAARTSIEMAMFLFKTGDAPDNRPRQVAEALIAAQRRGVTVTVCLERSERDQELDAANRATARLLRKKGVTVRFDRPEVTTHAKVVVIDRRLALLGSHNLTHAALGVNRELSLRVDSPALAAELGRYVQGLGL is encoded by the coding sequence ATGCCCAGCAGAACGCGCCCCGCTCCGTTCCCCGAGAGACAACCCAGCAGCTGGCCGCTGGCCGCCATGCTGCTGCTCCTCCTCTTGGTCCTGGCCCTGCTGCCGGCCGGCAGCCGCGCCGAGCCGGTGCCCCGTCTCGATCCCAACCGGGCAACCGCCGCCGAGCTGGAGAGCCTGCCCTTCATCGGTGCCGAGCGGGCCCAGGCCATCATCCGCTTCCGGCAGAGCCACGGCCCGATCCGAAGCGCCGAGCAGCTCCTGGCCGTGCCGGAGATCGGCCCCCAGACCCTGGAGGCCATCCGGCCCTACCTGCTGCTGGGGGACGAGGCCCCCAAGGTACCAGGGGCCAGCGTCTCTGTCCAGGCGGCCATCGGCACCCGACCGGGGGACATAGTCCTGCTGGCGGATGGCGACCTCCTGCCCGTCCTCCTGCAGGATCTGACGGCCGCCCGGACCAGCATCGAGATGGCCATGTTCCTGTTCAAGACCGGGGATGCGCCGGACAACCGGCCGCGGCAGGTGGCGGAGGCCCTCATCGCGGCCCAGCGGCGGGGGGTGACAGTGACGGTGTGCCTGGAGCGGTCGGAGCGGGACCAGGAGCTCGATGCCGCCAACCGGGCCACGGCCAGGCTGCTGCGGAAGAAAGGGGTGACGGTGCGGTTCGACCGGCCGGAGGTCACCACCCACGCCAAGGTGGTGGTGATCGACCGGCGGCTGGCGCTTCTGGGCAGCCACAACCTGACCCACGCCGCCCTGGGCGTGAACCGCGAGCTGTCGCTCCGGGTGGACAGCCCGGCGCTGGCGGCAGAGCTGGGCCGCTATGTGCAGGGCCTGGGGCTCTGA
- a CDS encoding zinc ribbon domain-containing protein: MPIYEFYCQDCNTLFNFLSRRIDTTTQPWCPRCRNVRLRRRPSLFARVGRAKEEGEGPDLPVDEGRMERVIEGLAREAEGLSEDDPRQMARLMRRFSDGTGLRLGSAMEEALSRMEAGEDPDQLEAEMGDLLESEEPFALEGGKKVGAVPVSRSAPRRDDTLYEL; this comes from the coding sequence ATGCCCATCTACGAATTCTACTGCCAGGACTGCAACACCCTCTTCAATTTTCTGTCCCGCCGGATCGATACCACCACCCAGCCCTGGTGTCCCCGTTGCCGGAACGTGCGGCTGCGCCGCCGGCCCTCCCTGTTCGCCCGGGTCGGTCGGGCCAAAGAGGAGGGCGAGGGCCCGGATCTGCCGGTGGATGAGGGCCGGATGGAGCGGGTCATCGAAGGGCTGGCCCGGGAGGCCGAGGGGCTCAGTGAGGATGATCCCCGGCAGATGGCCCGCCTCATGCGCCGCTTCAGCGACGGCACTGGCCTCAGGCTCGGCAGTGCCATGGAAGAGGCCCTGAGCCGGATGGAGGCCGGCGAGGATCCGGACCAGCTGGAGGCGGAGATGGGGGACCTTCTGGAGTCCGAGGAGCCGTTCGCGCTGGAGGGCGGCAAGAAGGTCGGGGCCGTTCCGGTCAGCCGCAGTGCGCCCCGGCGGGACGACACCCTTTACGAGCTCTGA
- a CDS encoding 8-oxo-dGTP diphosphatase, whose translation MAAYTPIVGTLGYVLSPDRRQTLLVLRNARKGDTHFNKYNGLGGKLKPDEDVLSGMRREILEEAGIVAEALVLRGTINWTGFGPAAEDWLGFIFRIDRFSGTPFARNEEGSLEWVPLARLPELPMWPGDRFFLPLVFDDDPRIFHGYMPYAGGQPVTWQCQRL comes from the coding sequence ATGGCCGCCTACACCCCCATCGTCGGCACCCTGGGCTACGTCCTCTCCCCGGACCGGCGCCAGACCCTCCTGGTCCTTCGCAACGCCCGCAAAGGCGACACCCATTTCAATAAATACAATGGCCTGGGGGGCAAGCTGAAGCCCGACGAGGATGTCCTGTCCGGCATGCGGCGGGAGATCCTGGAGGAGGCCGGGATCGTGGCTGAGGCCCTGGTGCTGCGGGGCACCATCAACTGGACCGGCTTCGGCCCGGCCGCCGAGGACTGGCTGGGCTTCATCTTCCGCATCGACCGCTTCTCCGGCACCCCTTTTGCCCGTAACGAGGAGGGGTCCCTGGAGTGGGTGCCCCTGGCCCGCCTGCCGGAGCTGCCCATGTGGCCCGGCGACCGCTTCTTCCTGCCCCTGGTCTTCGACGACGACCCCCGCATCTTCCACGGCTATATGCCGTACGCCGGCGGCCAGCCGGTGACCTGGCAGTGCCAGCGGCTGTGA